From the Polaribacter gangjinensis genome, the window CTTTTAACAAACGAGATACGTTGAGTGTTTTGAAACAATATGGTATTCAAACTGCAAAATCAGTTTTTTTAAACAAAGGAGATGTCATTAATATTGATGAAATTATTGATAAAGTTGGCTTGCCTTGTTTTGTAAAACCCAACAATGCTGGTTCAAGTTACGGAATTTCAAAAGTGTATGAAAAAACAGCAATGTTGGCAGCACTTGAAAAAGCGTACAAAGAAGATGCTGAAATTTTGATTGAATCTTTTTTAGACGGAACAGAAGTTTCAGTTGGAGTAATTCAATATCAAAATGCATTGAAAGTTTTACCAATTACTGAGATTGTTTCCGAAAATGATTTTTTTGATTACGAAGCAAAATACGAAGGAAAATCTCAAGAAATTACACCTGCCAGAATTTCATCAAAAGTTCAAGAAAGAGTAGAAGAGGTTGCTAAAAAAGTCTATAAAGTATTGAATATGAAAGGTTTTTCGCGTTCAGAATATATTTTGGTTAATGACGAGCCTTTTTTCTTAGAAATGAATACAGTTCCTGGA encodes:
- a CDS encoding D-alanine--D-alanine ligase; its protein translation is MKKNIAIVMGGYSSEVNISLKSGNVVYKHLDREKYMPFRVHILKEKWVALDDANNEYPIDKNDFSFLMDVKLIKFDVVFNAIHGNPGENGVLLAYFDLLGIRYTSAPFYQMALTFNKRDTLSVLKQYGIQTAKSVFLNKGDVINIDEIIDKVGLPCFVKPNNAGSSYGISKVYEKTAMLAALEKAYKEDAEILIESFLDGTEVSVGVIQYQNALKVLPITEIVSENDFFDYEAKYEGKSQEITPARISSKVQERVEEVAKKVYKVLNMKGFSRSEYILVNDEPFFLEMNTVPGMTEESILPQQAAAAGISLKELFDNAIQMALN